A DNA window from Acomys russatus chromosome 7, mAcoRus1.1, whole genome shotgun sequence contains the following coding sequences:
- the Arrdc4 gene encoding arrestin domain-containing protein 4 gives MGGEAGTDGPRGRVKSLGLVFEDESKGCYSSGETVAGHVLLEAAEPVALRGLRLEAQGRATSAWGRSAGAWVCAAGAAPAASSEVEYLNLRLSLLEAPAGDGITLLQAGKHEFPFRFQLPSEPLATSFTGKYGSIQYSVRAVLERPQVPDQSVRRALQVVSHVDVNTPPLLTPMLKMQEKMVGCWLFTSGPVSLSVKIERKGYCNGEAIPIYAEIENCSSRLIVPKAAIFQTQTYLASGKTKTVRHMVANVRGNHIGSGSTDTWNGKMLKIPPVTPSILDCCIIRVDYSLAVYIHIPGAKKLMLELPVVIGTIPYSGFGRRNSSVTSQFSMDMSWLALALPEQPEAPPNYADVVSEEEFSRHVPPYPQPPDCEGEACYSMFACIQEFRFQPPPLYSEVDPHPGDAQETQPVSFIL, from the exons ATGGGAGGCGAGGCGGGGACCGATGGTCCCAGGGGCCGTGTCAAGAGCCTAGGGCTCGTGTTCGAAGACGAGAGCAAGGGCTGCTACTCGAGTGGCGAGACAGTGGCTGGGCACGTGCTGCTGGAGGCGGCAGAGCCCGTGGCCCTGCGCGGGCTGCGCCTGGAGGCTCAGGGCCGTGCCACTTCTGCCTGGGGCCGGAGCGCTGGGGCCTGGGTCTGTGCCGCTGGCGCTGCGCCTGCTGCCTCCTCAGAGGTGGAGTACTTGAACCTGCGCTTGAGTCTGCTGGAGGCCCCAGCTG GTGATGGCATCACTTTATTACAAGCTGGAAAACACGAGTTTCCCTTTCGCTTTCAGCTTCCGTCTGA acctTTGGCCACGTCGTTTACTGGGAAGTATGGCAGTATTCAGTACTCTGTGAGGGCTGTTTTGGAACGACCCCAAGTACCAGATCAGAGCGTAAGAAGAGCACTCCAGGTTGTCAGTCACGTGGATGTCAACACCCCACCCCTACTG ACTCCTATGctgaaaatgcaggaaaaaatGGTGGGCTGTTGGCTTTTCACTTCTGGTCCTGTGTCACTGAGTGTCAAGATTGAAAGAAAGGGCTACTGTAATG gAGAAGCTATTCCCATCTATGCAGAAATAGAGAACTGTTCGTCTCGTCTGATTGTTCCCAAGGCAGCCATATTCCAAACCCAGACGTATTTGGCTAGTGGAAAGACAAAGACAGTCCGGCACATGGTTGCTAATGTTCGAGGAAACCACATTGGTTCTGGGAGTACAGATACATGGAATGGGAAGATGCTGAAGATTCCACCCGTCACTCCATCCATCTTGGATTGCTGCATTATCAGAGTGGACTACTCCTTAGCT GTATACATTCACATCCCTGGTGCTAAAAAATTAATGCTGGAGCTGCCCGTGGTTATTGGTACAATCCCATACAGTGGCTTTGGCCGCAGAAACAGCAGTGTCACAAGCCAGTTCAGTATGGACATGAGCTGGTTGGCACTGGCCCTGCCAGAGCAACCTGAAG CACCACCAAATTATGCAGATGTGGTATCAGAAGAAGAATTCTCCCGGCACGTTCCTCCATACCCTCAACCCCCTGACTGTGAGGGAGAAGCCTGCTACTCTATGTTTGCCTGCATACAAGAATTCCGGTTCCAGCCTCCGCCTCTTTATTCAGAG GTTGATCCACATCCTGGCGATGCCCAAGAGACCCAGCCTGTTTCCTTCATTCTCTGA